One segment of Spirosoma oryzicola DNA contains the following:
- a CDS encoding outer membrane beta-barrel family protein, which translates to MRTVLSSSGPACLSILLLFYLANDGLAQQRAPMSLSGVVMNEAKIPLPFVAIILKAKADSAIIKTTVSELDGTFKLVGVSAGTFILETSMLGYESIRKEIDVGQAGGNLPVGTLQLTPLAKMLSAVTVSGQKPFIERRADKLVVNLTDQLTGGSSLMDVMDRLPGVQVNLDNQISLNGRNVQVYIDGKATPLSADALAGLLRGMSSTSIEKIELIVRPSSKYDASANGGVINIVRKRGTREGLRGNLYGGGGIGRYPKANGGFNLNLKTGKYNLLINTDYNVNMYYVDNSIQSIPVKPLNSSAGATESTIRSIRQTNNITPNLGLDYYLTKKTTLSLAVTNALQLFRKTAYSQIRRIEEPMAKENSDNQVKTTTNTFSSGFHLLHQLDTLGKELTVDVDYYRNTSNSNQYTTERFFDQPFDTIRRTFFDQSNAFDVYSAKADLAVPFKNKVQLETGFKSSYVATNNRNVLYDGESVALVRNDSQEDTYQYSETIHALYTTFRQERKKLSYQLGLRAEMTHNRGRQLQANQSFGQQYVQLFPTVFLDYKINDKHGFMVSVDKKINRPTYENMNPLLRIVNANNFVQGNPALRPVSSYTGSATYAYRNALFVTAGYSVDVGDFTYVAFQNLTRDSTTIRPINNRYTQTYSLLTAYNSQIKPWWYTSTSINLRKLAYQLVRDEPKVVGIGTVNIDTYNSFSITKQLSWLVLFRYRGKAQERNITTDAYFTLTTGLRQTLFGKRATVSLNVTDVFHTYKSRYIQESILLRQRWDNQYETTTVRLNVIYNFGGQVAKIKTSSAANDEKRRSDTKEN; encoded by the coding sequence TGGACTAGCTCAGCAGCGTGCACCGATGAGCCTGTCGGGTGTAGTAATGAATGAAGCAAAAATTCCACTGCCTTTTGTGGCCATTATACTCAAAGCCAAAGCTGACTCAGCGATTATCAAGACGACAGTCAGTGAGCTGGACGGTACGTTCAAACTAGTAGGTGTATCAGCAGGGACATTCATTCTCGAAACGAGTATGCTTGGTTACGAATCGATCCGAAAAGAGATTGACGTTGGACAGGCCGGTGGTAACCTACCGGTGGGAACACTCCAACTGACTCCATTGGCAAAAATGTTATCCGCCGTTACGGTTTCGGGCCAAAAACCATTTATCGAACGGCGCGCGGACAAACTAGTCGTTAACCTTACCGATCAACTAACTGGCGGATCGTCGCTGATGGATGTGATGGATCGCCTGCCGGGTGTGCAGGTAAACTTGGATAACCAAATTAGTTTAAATGGGCGTAACGTACAGGTTTACATCGATGGCAAGGCTACCCCACTATCGGCCGATGCCCTGGCGGGTCTGTTACGAGGCATGTCTTCGACATCCATTGAAAAAATTGAATTGATTGTCCGCCCTTCGTCTAAATACGACGCATCTGCGAATGGCGGTGTAATTAATATCGTCCGAAAACGGGGCACTCGAGAGGGGCTTAGAGGTAATCTGTACGGGGGGGGTGGCATTGGACGTTACCCAAAAGCCAACGGCGGATTTAATCTGAACCTTAAAACGGGCAAGTATAATTTGCTCATCAATACCGATTACAATGTCAATATGTACTACGTTGACAATTCTATTCAGTCAATCCCTGTTAAGCCGCTGAACTCCTCTGCTGGTGCTACTGAATCAACAATCAGGAGCATTCGGCAAACCAATAACATAACCCCCAATCTAGGGCTTGATTACTACCTGACCAAAAAAACGACGCTTTCCCTGGCCGTAACCAATGCACTACAACTGTTCAGAAAGACAGCCTATTCCCAGATCCGGAGAATCGAAGAGCCAATGGCTAAAGAAAATTCCGACAATCAGGTAAAAACGACAACGAACACGTTTTCATCGGGCTTCCATTTGCTTCACCAGTTGGATACGCTTGGCAAGGAACTGACCGTTGACGTGGATTACTACCGAAACACGAGTAATTCGAATCAGTATACTACTGAACGGTTTTTTGATCAGCCTTTTGATACGATAAGGCGTACATTCTTCGATCAAAGCAACGCGTTCGATGTCTATTCGGCTAAGGCTGATCTGGCCGTTCCCTTCAAAAACAAAGTGCAGTTGGAAACGGGTTTCAAGTCCAGCTATGTGGCGACAAATAACCGAAATGTACTTTATGATGGCGAGAGTGTAGCCCTCGTGCGAAACGATTCCCAGGAAGACACCTATCAGTATTCGGAAACCATTCATGCGCTGTACACGACGTTTCGTCAGGAACGAAAAAAACTATCGTATCAGCTCGGGCTTCGTGCTGAAATGACCCATAACCGGGGCCGGCAACTCCAGGCTAACCAGTCTTTCGGGCAACAGTATGTACAGCTTTTCCCGACAGTCTTTCTTGATTACAAAATCAACGACAAGCATGGTTTTATGGTCAGCGTGGACAAAAAGATCAACCGACCGACCTATGAGAATATGAATCCGCTGCTGCGGATTGTTAATGCCAATAACTTCGTACAGGGCAATCCAGCTCTGCGCCCCGTGTCGTCGTACACCGGTTCGGCTACCTATGCCTATCGTAACGCTCTCTTTGTCACGGCTGGCTACAGCGTTGACGTTGGCGACTTCACGTACGTAGCGTTTCAAAATCTAACTAGAGACAGTACGACGATTCGACCCATCAATAACCGTTATACCCAGACCTATAGCCTGCTTACTGCTTACAACAGTCAGATCAAACCGTGGTGGTATACGAGCACCAGTATCAATCTGCGGAAATTAGCGTATCAGTTGGTCAGGGATGAACCGAAAGTAGTAGGCATTGGTACCGTTAATATTGATACCTACAATAGCTTCTCGATTACCAAACAGCTTTCCTGGCTTGTTCTTTTTCGGTACCGGGGAAAGGCCCAGGAACGTAACATCACAACCGATGCGTATTTCACCTTGACGACGGGTTTACGACAAACCCTGTTTGGCAAACGGGCCACTGTTTCGCTGAATGTGACTGATGTGTTTCACACCTACAAAAGCCGGTATATCCAGGAATCGATTTTACTGCGTCAGCGCTGGGACAACCAATACGAGACAACAACCGTTAGACTAAATGTCATCTATAACTTCGGTGGCCAGGTGGCCAAAATAAAAACCAGCTCTGCGGCTAACGATGAAAAGCGTCGGAGTGACACCAAAGAAAACTGA
- a CDS encoding helix-turn-helix domain-containing protein codes for MTINYAQQLPGETLNDFVFAFWKTHNNTDTDCHYTILPDAGIELIVSLQPQRQNQIDLFGLSTHILDITIPKRGVLFGVRFKLLAAEYLLKTTLPTNSIQKPPATLGGMELQAETPLDRFADLLSERLEHQLNWSIVDPRKQKLSELVYTSKGAVSVHDLARQTGWAARQINRYFNATFGLPLKGYLEQLQFFSSLPQISQGQFYPQAYYYDQSHFIRQTKKHTGRTPKQLYQQRAIRFVQVGHYTKD; via the coding sequence ATGACCATCAACTATGCTCAGCAACTGCCCGGTGAAACCCTAAACGATTTCGTCTTTGCTTTTTGGAAGACCCACAACAACACCGACACCGATTGCCATTATACAATACTGCCTGATGCGGGTATTGAATTAATTGTCTCCCTTCAGCCGCAACGACAAAATCAAATAGACCTGTTTGGTCTATCCACTCATATACTTGACATCACCATCCCAAAGAGGGGTGTCTTGTTTGGTGTTCGCTTTAAACTCTTAGCGGCTGAATACTTACTAAAAACTACTTTACCAACCAATTCCATCCAGAAACCGCCAGCAACTTTGGGGGGGATGGAGTTACAGGCAGAAACGCCGTTGGATAGATTTGCCGATTTGTTGAGTGAACGGCTAGAGCACCAACTCAATTGGTCAATTGTAGACCCAAGAAAACAGAAGCTGTCAGAACTCGTATATACCTCCAAAGGAGCCGTTTCGGTCCACGATTTAGCCCGTCAAACCGGTTGGGCCGCTCGCCAAATCAACCGGTATTTCAACGCTACCTTTGGCTTACCACTAAAGGGTTATTTGGAACAACTTCAGTTTTTTTCCTCCTTACCCCAGATCAGTCAGGGTCAGTTTTATCCCCAAGCGTACTACTATGATCAGTCGCATTTCATCCGACAAACCAAAAAGCATACGGGTCGTACGCCCAAACAACTCTATCAGCAACGGGCTATCCGATTTGTTCAAGTAGGCCACTACACCAAGGACTAA
- a CDS encoding DUF2268 domain-containing putative Zn-dependent protease (predicted Zn-dependent protease with a strongly conserved HExxH motif) — protein MIKLIGIALCFVCLTSFAQQNPSITNQKPISFDGRGELNYDLPLKQNNVYRIKVYQEDIDVEVNLYDTSRQKVCSTDLADGNKGYDQLEYVAQQSGLYRLNIKSVSPKPVPTGLIKIEVTTLSEAQIRRRQQIAQELAVENTKAVTTIDVQHFWEAYDRLKQCRTYVDSVEVIQAHYLDRATNGLKEFQRVRYLAAEFYIERIKKYRRFYASVRENTMLFLNPAELSAVIAKTRSLYEKGTPAKIAITIGPMSSGGTLSNQYVLIGLEMLAGDKNCDVSEITNENLKSDILVRSGQRDVLNFVKETIAHEYIHTQQKAISKDACQCVLLEQVLKEGVASFMAESLVMERTQEITSRAAVYATKNEKQLWQAIKNELCSTSVKNWLFNAATSKERPGDLGYRMGYKIAQAYYNQSVDKNAAIREMIELDNALMFLDKSGYDRKFR, from the coding sequence ATGATCAAATTGATAGGGATCGCTCTGTGCTTTGTTTGCTTAACTTCTTTCGCCCAGCAAAACCCATCCATAACCAATCAAAAACCTATCTCGTTTGATGGCAGAGGGGAACTTAACTATGACTTGCCCCTCAAGCAAAACAACGTCTACCGGATAAAGGTCTATCAGGAAGATATAGATGTTGAAGTCAACCTTTACGATACTAGTCGTCAGAAAGTCTGCTCAACAGACCTGGCTGATGGCAACAAGGGGTATGACCAGTTGGAATATGTTGCCCAACAAAGTGGGCTTTACAGGCTAAACATCAAATCAGTTTCACCAAAACCTGTCCCCACTGGACTTATCAAAATAGAGGTGACCACCTTGAGTGAAGCCCAGATCAGGCGACGACAACAAATTGCTCAAGAGCTCGCCGTTGAAAATACAAAAGCAGTCACCACAATCGATGTTCAGCATTTCTGGGAGGCTTATGACAGGCTAAAACAATGCAGAACCTATGTCGACAGTGTAGAGGTCATTCAAGCCCATTATCTGGACCGGGCAACGAACGGATTGAAAGAATTTCAGCGGGTGAGGTATTTGGCGGCTGAGTTTTATATTGAGAGGATAAAGAAGTACCGGAGGTTCTACGCGAGTGTACGGGAAAATACAATGCTTTTTTTAAATCCCGCAGAGCTATCGGCAGTCATTGCCAAAACACGTTCTTTATATGAGAAGGGAACACCAGCCAAGATTGCTATTACTATTGGCCCCATGTCCTCGGGTGGAACCTTATCGAATCAGTACGTGCTGATTGGCCTTGAAATGCTGGCTGGTGACAAAAACTGTGATGTTTCCGAGATCACAAACGAGAACCTGAAAAGTGATATTCTGGTGCGCTCTGGTCAACGGGATGTGCTGAATTTTGTCAAAGAAACCATCGCTCATGAGTATATCCATACCCAACAGAAAGCAATTAGTAAGGACGCTTGCCAGTGTGTTTTACTCGAACAAGTCCTTAAAGAAGGAGTAGCCAGCTTTATGGCGGAATCATTAGTCATGGAGCGGACTCAGGAAATAACGAGTCGAGCGGCAGTCTATGCCACAAAAAACGAAAAGCAACTATGGCAGGCAATAAAAAACGAACTATGCAGTACAAGTGTAAAAAATTGGTTATTCAATGCAGCCACCAGCAAAGAACGGCCTGGTGATCTGGGCTATCGAATGGGCTACAAGATCGCGCAGGCCTACTACAACCAATCGGTAGATAAAAATGCAGCTATCAGGGAGATGATCGAACTGGACAATGCTTTGATGTTCCTCGATAAAAGCGGGTATGATCGAAAGTTCCGGTAG
- a CDS encoding S41 family peptidase, with translation MRYLFVLLLLSSSALAQPITQAQTLAAIGKVWGFLKYYHPQLATDKVDWDGQLVRLIEEAPTIQSKADLSARLLSLIGQLGPVKPCLRCAQPDSASFSRNLDLSWLADSSLFNPALSRQLTFIAANRNQRTNQYVRWDPFRNRLTFSEAEYTAMALPSASYRLLGLFRYWNIIEYFHPAKYAMTQPWSQVLPQFIPRFQQAIDTLRYQRVLQQLISATHDGHAELVIPPAYRLSWTKPALFPPFDYRLLTDSLLVTGYLHDSLSQLDDIRRGDRLIRIGDHSITELIDDQAPDYSGSNRSALIRQLLPVLLTGSQPVVQIDLIRDGQRVQKTMHRYHFERFGYRPPLPVPTKTVPPTIGYVDLGTLSVGEVKQVMEQYRNRQGIIFDVRSYPKGTFQRICEYLNPAPKGFARYTKPDLSSPGRFIWSEVQYVGRKNPDYYRGKVAILCNSRTQSAGESTCMALRTAPQAKIIGTPSAGANGDVSYVTFPGGYQTRFSGRGVYTLDRQLILGPGVPIDIDATPSAADYLSGTDRALQAAIDWISQ, from the coding sequence ATGCGGTATCTTTTCGTCTTACTCCTGCTATCATCATCCGCACTCGCTCAGCCCATCACCCAGGCCCAGACCTTAGCGGCCATTGGTAAAGTTTGGGGGTTTCTCAAATACTATCACCCACAGCTAGCGACTGATAAAGTTGATTGGGACGGCCAACTCGTTCGACTCATTGAGGAAGCCCCTACCATCCAGTCTAAGGCTGACTTGTCCGCCCGACTCCTAAGCTTGATCGGCCAACTAGGCCCGGTTAAACCTTGTTTACGTTGTGCACAGCCCGACTCCGCGAGCTTTAGCCGAAACCTAGACTTAAGCTGGCTGGCCGATTCGTCCCTGTTTAATCCAGCGCTTAGCCGGCAGTTGACCTTTATTGCCGCTAATCGAAACCAGCGGACTAATCAGTATGTACGCTGGGACCCTTTTCGCAACCGATTAACCTTTTCTGAAGCCGAGTATACCGCCATGGCCTTGCCTAGTGCATCCTACCGGCTGTTGGGACTGTTTCGCTACTGGAACATCATTGAATATTTCCATCCCGCCAAATACGCCATGACTCAACCTTGGTCGCAGGTGTTGCCCCAGTTCATCCCCCGCTTCCAACAAGCGATCGACACGCTACGATATCAACGCGTCTTGCAGCAGCTTATTAGTGCGACCCACGACGGTCATGCCGAGTTGGTCATCCCCCCAGCGTATCGACTTTCCTGGACCAAACCGGCCCTGTTTCCCCCCTTTGATTATCGGTTGTTGACTGACTCGCTATTAGTGACGGGGTACCTCCATGACTCGCTCAGCCAACTCGATGATATTCGCCGGGGGGATCGCCTGATTCGCATCGGTGATCACTCGATTACTGAACTCATCGATGATCAAGCGCCGGATTATTCGGGCTCGAATCGCTCGGCGCTGATTCGTCAGCTGTTGCCGGTTCTGCTCACCGGCTCACAGCCCGTGGTCCAGATTGATCTGATCCGCGATGGCCAACGCGTTCAAAAAACGATGCATCGGTATCACTTCGAGCGGTTTGGCTATCGCCCCCCGTTGCCTGTCCCAACCAAAACCGTGCCCCCAACCATTGGCTACGTTGACTTGGGTACGCTTTCTGTGGGCGAAGTAAAGCAGGTCATGGAGCAGTACCGAAATCGACAAGGCATTATTTTTGATGTGCGGTCTTACCCCAAAGGGACCTTTCAGCGAATTTGTGAGTATTTAAATCCGGCCCCCAAGGGGTTTGCGCGTTATACCAAACCCGATCTATCGTCTCCCGGACGGTTTATCTGGAGTGAGGTGCAGTACGTAGGGCGAAAAAACCCGGATTACTACCGGGGCAAAGTCGCCATTCTCTGTAACAGCCGAACCCAAAGTGCAGGGGAATCGACGTGCATGGCGCTGCGGACAGCGCCCCAGGCCAAGATTATTGGCACACCCTCCGCTGGGGCCAACGGTGATGTGAGCTATGTGACGTTTCCGGGTGGGTATCAAACCCGCTTTAGTGGGCGGGGTGTTTACACGCTGGATAGGCAGTTAATTCTGGGGCCCGGCGTTCCCATTGATATAGACGCAACCCCCAGTGCTGCTGACTATTTATCAGGCACAGATCGCGCCTTACAAGCGGCCATCGACTGGATCAGTCAGTAG
- a CDS encoding DinB family protein, which yields MTETQMLVNQTANAYQWINKLVETVPRDKWTIIPPTLESSIDWQLGHLLISHYFHSILVIRGHQMDILQQLPIRQYSEWFTVAAPSLSVGKVDSAKLTADLLLMQQKSLAILATVQASELDDPLEPTPTAHPIATTKGEAIDWNIQHTMYHCGQLGLIKRVVDKRHDFGLRLR from the coding sequence ATGACTGAAACCCAAATGCTGGTTAACCAAACAGCCAATGCCTATCAATGGATTAATAAGCTGGTGGAGACCGTGCCGCGTGACAAGTGGACTATTATTCCACCGACCCTAGAATCCAGTATCGATTGGCAACTGGGCCATTTGCTAATCAGTCATTACTTCCATTCTATTCTGGTTATTCGGGGCCACCAAATGGACATTCTCCAGCAGCTTCCCATTCGGCAATACAGTGAGTGGTTCACCGTTGCTGCCCCTTCTTTATCAGTAGGCAAAGTAGATTCCGCTAAACTGACAGCGGATTTGCTCCTCATGCAGCAAAAGTCATTGGCTATTTTGGCGACGGTGCAGGCTTCGGAACTCGATGATCCGTTAGAGCCAACCCCGACCGCTCACCCCATTGCCACTACAAAAGGAGAGGCTATTGATTGGAACATCCAGCACACCATGTACCACTGTGGCCAGCTTGGACTCATTAAGCGCGTAGTAGATAAGCGTCACGATTTTGGCCTACGATTGCGTTAG
- a CDS encoding prolyl oligopeptidase family serine peptidase: MRTCLLVTLALLLYVNETSIAQPAPVGLDHQQFVPRTYVEVGDTLRYRLLYPLDYNARKKYPLLIYLHGNGERGNDNQRPLLRVPAALTSDTGRQRYSCFMLVPQCPTQQVWVDFPNFPRSLRTSDQPTRPAQLTLSLIDELIDQLAIDTDRVYITGYSSGGEGSLDLLTRRPTLFTAAIPVCSVADTARAKSIQAIPVWLFHGSADSVNRAEYSRLMVAALRQHGGSPRYTEYRGAGHNIVQQTYAEGGLFEWLFSQKKR, from the coding sequence ATGCGTACCTGCCTCCTTGTGACACTCGCTCTGTTACTTTATGTAAATGAAACCAGCATAGCCCAGCCAGCGCCTGTTGGGCTGGACCATCAACAATTTGTCCCACGCACTTACGTGGAGGTGGGCGATACACTACGCTACCGCCTGTTATACCCACTCGACTATAATGCCCGTAAGAAATACCCGCTCCTTATCTATCTGCACGGCAATGGGGAGCGGGGCAATGACAACCAAAGACCACTGTTGCGGGTGCCGGCTGCGCTGACCAGTGACACGGGTCGCCAACGCTATTCCTGCTTTATGTTGGTTCCCCAATGCCCTACCCAGCAAGTATGGGTTGACTTTCCCAACTTTCCTAGGAGTCTACGCACGTCGGATCAGCCAACTCGGCCCGCTCAGCTAACCTTGTCGCTGATTGATGAATTGATTGATCAGCTAGCCATCGATACCGACCGAGTGTACATCACTGGTTATTCGAGTGGGGGAGAAGGTAGTCTTGATCTGCTGACGCGTCGGCCGACGCTGTTTACGGCGGCCATCCCCGTGTGCTCCGTTGCCGACACGGCTCGGGCAAAATCGATTCAGGCAATCCCGGTGTGGCTGTTTCACGGCTCGGCCGACAGCGTCAACCGAGCGGAATATTCCCGGCTGATGGTTGCGGCCCTACGCCAGCACGGGGGTAGTCCCCGCTATACTGAATATCGCGGAGCTGGCCACAACATTGTCCAGCAGACCTACGCCGAGGGCGGTCTTTTCGAGTGGCTGTTTAGTCAGAAGAAGCGCTAG
- a CDS encoding serine hydrolase domain-containing protein, with translation MHVFRKFLVVIPFLLIGQLSLFAQVNSVDSLVQAYVKEHQFSGTLMVQWKGRLIYQNSFGLANRSFDIPIHQHTAFKIASITKLFTSVIVMQLYQEGKLDLNQPIHTYLPSLTDEKSFQIKVHHLLNHTYGIDNIENRGIENIQNPYTTDELLLKYYNNPLKFSPGTHFEYNNGDFLMLGKIIEHVCHQSYSEVLAERIFIPLQLKETGILIDQRVIKQLASTYSLNPKTNQLYNDIPYYIENFFTAGAMYSTVNDVLTFANALFANKLLKPATLALLLTASPKLDSYGYGLWVR, from the coding sequence ATGCATGTCTTTCGAAAATTTTTAGTTGTAATTCCTTTCTTGTTGATAGGCCAGCTCAGTCTGTTTGCCCAAGTCAACTCCGTAGATAGCTTAGTACAGGCTTATGTAAAAGAGCATCAATTCAGCGGCACCTTAATGGTGCAATGGAAAGGAAGACTTATTTATCAGAACTCATTTGGCCTAGCAAATCGCTCATTTGACATTCCTATTCACCAACATACTGCGTTTAAGATCGCTTCCATCACTAAGCTGTTCACTTCGGTTATCGTCATGCAACTCTATCAAGAGGGCAAACTAGACTTAAACCAGCCAATCCATACCTATTTGCCTAGCCTGACGGATGAAAAGTCATTCCAGATTAAGGTCCACCATCTGCTGAATCACACCTACGGTATCGACAACATTGAGAACCGGGGGATTGAGAACATACAAAATCCCTACACCACTGACGAGTTACTCTTGAAATATTATAACAATCCATTAAAATTTAGCCCAGGTACTCACTTTGAATATAACAACGGAGACTTCCTAATGCTGGGAAAGATTATTGAGCACGTTTGTCATCAATCTTATTCCGAAGTATTAGCCGAGCGAATTTTTATCCCACTTCAGTTGAAAGAAACCGGAATTTTGATCGATCAGCGAGTCATTAAACAGTTAGCCAGCACCTATTCGCTAAACCCTAAAACCAATCAGCTCTATAATGATATACCCTATTATATCGAAAACTTTTTCACCGCCGGAGCGATGTATTCAACGGTGAACGATGTATTGACGTTTGCGAATGCCCTGTTTGCCAATAAGCTGTTGAAACCAGCTACTTTGGCCTTGCTCTTAACGGCCTCCCCGAAACTCGATAGTTATGGGTATGGGTTGTGGGTTAGATAG
- a CDS encoding VOC family protein yields the protein MKLNHINIVLTDIPAAINLFEKHLGFNCIQNRKDAIAVLTNTDEFALVLWSSRLNKEHTVHYPENFHIGFYQPDKETVIAMYEKLKAENVVFQSEPKSIRNTFGFYFHFDSLLIEISVIPASFE from the coding sequence ATGAAACTCAACCATATCAACATCGTCCTCACGGACATTCCTGCGGCAATCAACTTGTTTGAAAAGCACTTAGGTTTTAACTGCATTCAGAATCGCAAAGATGCCATTGCGGTCTTAACCAATACCGATGAATTTGCTTTAGTACTCTGGTCATCAAGACTCAATAAAGAACACACCGTTCACTATCCTGAAAATTTCCACATTGGCTTTTATCAGCCCGATAAAGAAACGGTCATCGCAATGTATGAGAAGCTAAAGGCCGAAAATGTCGTATTTCAGAGTGAGCCTAAAAGCATACGAAACACGTTTGGTTTTTATTTCCACTTCGACTCTTTACTCATCGAAATTAGTGTCATTCCTGCCTCATTTGAGTGA